The following DNA comes from Miscanthus floridulus cultivar M001 chromosome 5, ASM1932011v1, whole genome shotgun sequence.
ATTTTTGTTTCATTGTATTATTTTTGTTTGTGTTCAATGCATAGCTGAAGAGTTGTTtgttctagggtttggtttttctGAGATTGCCAAAGCACGTGCAAGCGCAAACAAAGTTGTCTGTTGCCACTTCTCAGCTGATGGTAAACTGCTTGCTACTGGTGGTCATGATAAAAAGGTGTGGTCACTGACATAACTATCATTTCAAAAGTTTTAGAGAAAGCTTAAATTACTTACCTGTTCTTTGTTCAGGTTACTTTGTGGTGTACAGATTCTCTGAAGCCTAAATCTTATCTGGAAGAGCACTCGTTTCTTATCACTGATGTTAGATTTAGCCCAAGCATGTCGCGCCTTGCTACATCCTCCTTTGACAAAACTGTGCGGGTTTGGGATGCAGATAACGTATGCCCCTCATTAGTTTCCTGGCAATATTGCGTCCCACAGCTCAGAACACTAATGTCTAATTGTTTCTTTATGTGCAGACCGACTATTCACTCCGAACTTTCACGGGCCATTCAGCATCTGTTATGTCACTTGATTTTCATCCAAATAAAGAGGATATGATATGCTCCTGTGATAGTGATGGGGAAGTGCGCAGCTGGAGCATAAATAATGGTAGCTGTTTGACATGTGTTAAGGTGTTTAAGGTACGATGTTATTTTTTATATTTCATGGGGTCATCTGCTTAATCATTAAGATTTTCTCTGATCATGATTTTGTTCCTCAATCATATTTTGTCATCCTAGGGAGGTGCTACTCAGATGAGATTTCAACCTCGTAAGGGAAAGTATCTAGCAGCTGCCTCAGAGAAAGTTATCTACATACTTGATGGGGAGACACAACATGCTTGTAGAAGTCCCTTGCAGGTTGGTTACCAACGATCACTGGCTAACGTCTGCCAAGGATCCATTTGCTACTCACTATAATTATATAGTTACATGCAACTTATGACGTGCACAATTAGCTTCTTTTGTACTCCgcccgttccaaattgtaagtcgttttagcttttctagatacatagtttttacaATGTATCCAGACATAGCgaatatctagatgcatagcaaaatctatTTACCTAGAAAAGCCTACTGTGATGGCCATTCTTGATTCTGGCACATGGTGTTGAAACAAGAATAGGTTCATTAAAATTTCTCGAGTTCCACTAGCTTGGTGCACTAAGCTTTTAGCCATGCTAGTTTTATGATGCTGAATTTCATTtgatttaggtttttgaaaaaaaatcatttgATTTAAAATGGGATCTGTTTTGCATTTGGCAACAAAACTGAGTATCTAACTGTAAAGGTTTGTTCTCAAATGTGTAGGGGCACGGTAAGAATATTCAATCGCTTTGTTGGGATTCTGCTGGTGAATATCTGGCTTCTGTCAGTGAAGACTCGGTCAGAATATGGTCATTCAGCTCTGGACGTGATGGTGAATTTGTGCACGAATTGAATCTCAGCGGAAATAAATTCCACTCGTGTGTTTTCCACCCAACTTATCAATCATTGCTAGTGATTGGATGTTATGAGGTAAGTTTCTCAAGTTTTGTGTAACCCAGTTAATTGTTTTGGGAGTATAATCATAGTCCTTTTTCAGGGAGATGCATTTAACTTTTCTTTTGTTTTATGTTATGTTTATGCAGTCTTTGGAACTTTGGGACATAAGGGAGAAGAACACCATGACCTTCAACAATGCGCATGAGGGTTTGGTTGCAGCCCTGGCAGCATCCAGTGCAACAGGGAAGGTTGCCTCTGTAAGCCATGATAGGACTCTCAAGCTCTGGAAATGACTTGTATAATAGCGGCCGATGTTGGACTTTTACATTCTGGCTGTTAGCTGATAGAGAGACGATTTTCTGCCAAAAACGACCACATGACGAAAAGGTAGCTGACAAGATACTGAGCCGCGTGGGCTCAAGAACTAACGGTGTTTTGTTTTGTGGTCGTTGCTGTATGCTGTTCAATATGCTACTGAAGCTTGTAACTTGTAACTCCTAATAGAAACGTTGGTTAATTTTAATGACTTAAAGTCTACCTTGGACAAGTTGCAAATATTTATTCCCTAAAAAAATTCTGCATTTTGTTTTTTACCGTGTATTTTAACGTCATCGAGCCTGTTTGGAAGCCTAGTTTTAATGCCTGTAAAATTTTACATGGACTCGAATTGTCTGGATTGGGAAGACGACCAACACAGGGGAAGCGATCCGACGCGTCTCCATTGAGCACTACTGGTTCCGTGTCCCAAATTTGCAGGTACTCAACTAGAAACTACAACGTCAACCTTCGTGTCTCGTCCCTAACCTGGTGAAGGCCATCCCCAATATGCCAACTAGAATATTGTTAACGCCGAATTAGATCACACACTAGCTAGGGCTAGATCGCGGTCGTTACGGATCGAAGAACGCAGCAAGGATCGCACTTACGTGGTGAAGAATGGAGAGGTTTTACGTGCAAACCATCCATGATAACCAATCACATTTACGTAACGAAGAACGACTATATTTTAGGCAAACTAGCAAAAGAGTCGCCGGAGCTTTTGCCCAGAAGGGACCTCGTTGAGGCAAAGAGAGGGTATGCGTTGTATTTTGACGATTAAGTGTTGGATATCTCAATCGGCCATGTACCCCGTATTTTATAGAGTAAGTGGTCTTATCCGTTGAAAAATCAATGTGATATTATTACTATATCGCTTTATAGAGTTTTTCTTAGATTGGGCCAAAGCTAATCACGGGTCTCTTAAAATTGGCCTAGACCTAATATGAGTGTCAATAGATATGGCTCTGTCATGTCACACAGGAATAAATCTAACTTGATATAAAAAGAAGTAAAAAAGTAGTAGCTAGTATGGTGGTAGTAGTATCTGATGCTTACTTTTTCTTCACCCGGCCATGTATAGCATTGCTACCTCATCAGTGGTTTAGAAACACAACTGTATACTTGTATTGGGCATTGCCTAATAATATGGTGTGCATGGGCATGGCAAGAGTAGGACGATCGTATGGGCGAGGTAGGATGAAAATGGATGGAAGCATGTGGAGAACACCCTCTGTTTCTGTTACTGTGTATTTTTCTACCGGTTGCGAGAGCGGAAGTAGGAAAGCCAGTAGCAGAAATGTGGGTGGGATAAATACGAACGAAAATAAAATAGCAACGTTTGGTAACCGGGAATTGAAGCCGGCATATCACCTCACATATTTAGTGCAAACATTCAGCACGCACATTCCATGACCCACGTATTGTTGTATTGTGCATGCTCAACTGATGCGTACTGTGCTTGTGTGAGTGCTGTCTATTGACCTGCATGCAGCACAAGGAACATGTTCATGCTTTCTGCCTTCACGCAACCAGTGGTAAGGCTGTTGCTTGATGCATGGTGCCATGGTGGTGCGTGGTTGCCTGCAGTCCTGCACACCACACAAACACATCATCAATAGCATCTACAGCACATTGACACGCACACGCAAACAACGGTCTCCAGCATCAATAAGGGCACTCTTAAGAATATTCAGCTAGATGAACAGTATTTCTTTTCAGATGAACCAAACTTTCACAGAAATTTCGTGTGATCAACAATGTATAGTAAGAAAATGTCAAGTTTGGGCCTACTTGATGGGATACCAAAATTTGTCATGCCAAAGGCTCATTGCTAAACACATAGGCAAAAATATTTGTCATAGATTTGCCATGTCAATTGTGAGATATTAGTAAATTTGGGTAGCAAAATAAATGGCTTTCAAAATTTTGGCTTGTCTAAGTTTTGCAACTAAATTTGATGATCAACCAATCAGCCCATGATAAATAATAATATATGCCTAATATATATTATAGATCAATATCGACACTTTTTTTTATCAGACTTTTCAGCTTCTGAAGTTCCCATAATGCCATTCCGCAAAAAAAAAGGTTCCCATAATACCAGCACCATGATTGTTTCTGGCAATATTAGTTTCGGGACGACTAGTGCCCGGACGTCCGGATGCAGCTCTCACAACCACGCCCGACGCATGCAACTCCCTTCGCCCCGCGCCAAATCTTGCTCTGAAGCACACTAGGCCCGCAGCACCCATCCCGCACCTGCACGTGAACCACGTCGGCACCTCGGCAGCAGCACCAGGCAGCTGCGGCAGGCCCCTATTCACCAGCCACCAGCGCTCACTTTTGCAATATATGTCTCACTTGAAAACAAACAGTTGAAACATGCGTGGGTAGCTAtatcaacatatgcaacatgtagatggaacacttaaaacatacttcTGAAATAATTGAAACAGTTTAAACATATGCTTGAAACATGCGTATATTGtcattgaaacatatgaaatattcagatctatttttgcaacgtccagatgaaacacttgaaacacggtGTCGCCAGCGGCCATGGCCCACCTGGTGGGGGACTACGGCAATCAGCAAACTCAGGTTTAAGGGGATGTCGAGAGCAATGGCCGGCGACCTCCTCCTGGTGGCGCCGGGGTGGTGGTGGCGTGATGCATGCCATGGCCGCGACGAGCGAGGTGAATGGGTCGCGGCAGTGGACGCCCCGCGCGGCGCGAGATTGGGGCGGGCGCGCCGTGGGATGGGGCGCGACGGCAAGGCAAAGTAGACGTGCGGACAGCACATCGCGACCACTGCAGGCGGATGGCATAGTGGAAGCGGACACTGCGGGCAGACGACACAGTGAAAGCGGTAGCGGTCACAAGTGGGGAAAATGTTCGGGAGTGGCCCAATCGATGCGCAGGCCCAGGAACGGGGCGTCTGGATGGACAGGCCCGGACGGACGTCCTCGTCGGAGCATTACCGTATCAGTTTCGATTTCATTTCCATGAAAAATGTAAAGAGAGCAATTTAAGCTTGTTccaaccgttttcatccctagcgcTGACTGACTGGTAACTCTGCCGCGCCCAGTCTCCTCTCAGGTCACAGCTGACGGCTAGTTGCAACTTGCAAAACTTGACATCAGCGTAAGCGCATCATAAGCCTTACACACTCCAACAGCACGCTGCACGCAccactgcaccaccaccaccagcaggtCACCGATGCCAAACCCTCCCACTCCGATTCCGGCATGCAGCCTTCCACAAACGAGGGTGCTCTGGCATTTCTGCAGATGGCTCTTGCCAACCAAACCCACATGTGCAGCTGCAGTATATCTCGAGGGTTTCAGGCAGTTCTTACGACATCACACAATACCCAATCAAAGAACAGAACGACGGGAACCTGCAGTTCTTGATACTGCACACGAATTACCTCATATGTCTTTGCTATATAGACAAATAAGCCTTTGGAAGCAAAAGAAGATAGCAAAAGGGCTGAGTTTGTCTAAAACTGCATATATCAAGATGACCTCACATGTCTTTGCTATATAGACAAACAAGCCTTTGGAAGCAAAAGAAGATAGCAAAACGGCTGAGTTTGTCTAAAACTGCAAGATGACCTCACATGTCTTTGCTATATAGACTCTAGACAAATAAGCCTTTGGAAGCAAAAGGGCTGACTTTATGTAAAACTGCATATATCGAGGATGGCCTCAACTCCGCTTACGGCGCACCTCAATCATGTCTTCATCCTCAAGATCAAGGTCCTGAGGTGTAGATGATGGGTTAATCTTCTCTCCATCAAATACAAAATACAAATCAGATGGGTTAAGCTTTGCCTTCTTGGCGTACACCTTGAGAAGCTTGTCAAACTTCTCGTCCTGTAACAGTTATATAATAAACACGAGATTAGCTTAGGTCTTCATGTCAACTAGAAGTCAAATATAACAACATttgcagaaaaaaaaatcatactcTTTCACTTTGCACTATTCTAATTTCTAATGCGGAAAATAATAATCAGGCCCATACACGTTTTGCACTACTCTTGGAGTCAAGCTTCAGAAACCCAAGGAGAAGTAGGCTCATAACTACTACATTAGTTCGATGAAATTGAATGAACATTAATTAAAATCCAGAGTAGATCAAACTATGTGACAATACATTGGAGAGCCTGAATTATTGAACCAAAGTTGCATATGCCCCTGTAATTAGTATTCAAAGTTATATACTCCCCCCCATCCCAAAAAGAATGTTTACAAGTCAATTTATCTTTACTTTGACCGGTTATatacaaaaaacaaaaaactaatatttatgatccgtaataagtatcattaggtatataataaaatatattttcataatatacctCGTTGATGTACAAATATtggtactattttctataaatgtgatcaaatttaagaaagtttgacttaaTCCAAACCTAGGATTGACATTCTTTTTTTGGGAGGGAGGGAGTATATATGGGCTGAATTAATAACAGTAGCAATGCTAGCCCATGCCAAAAAGATTAATATAACCTTGTATACACGCATCTGTTGATGCCCATCCTTGTCCTGAATTGATATGACAATCTTTTCCCTTGCTTTCTCAACTGGAGGTTCAGACTCCTCATCTAGAATTATTTGTTCAGGTGGTTCCTTGGGGCCAACTTCTTCCTTGGTGATTGCATCCATCTTTTGCAATATATCCTGAGCTGATTCGGCAAATTTTGCCCACTCCTGTTTCTTCAACCTGCATTTTGTGCAAATTAGGTAATGGTTAAGTTGGCAGCAACAGCAATATTCTGATGCCAAATCTATGAACATGAAAACAGGTATGATTAGAATGCCAAAGCATGTTTAAAAGACACATTATACACAAGCATCCATTTGAATTGAACATCAGTGTTCTCTATAGGCTGATTCTTACTAATACTTCATTGAGCAGTTTACCAATCTATCCAATGGGTGATGTACACATTAAACAAAGTCATTCACCAACTAATGGACACCATCAGAGCAAAGTTTTTCTGCCAGGGTGCAGACGATAAGTTTAAATACCATATGATGAAATGGGAGAACCTATACCTCCCCAAGGACTTTGGGGGGTATGGGGATCATGGATACAAGATCAATAAATAAGGCTTTATTGGCCAAATGGGCATGGAGAATGCTCAGAGCCAACAAAGATGCTCTTTGCTATAACCTATTGAAAAAAGAAATACTTGAAGAATAAGTCTTTTTTTTTCGGGGGAGGGGGGGTATTCTAAGAACCAGGGGAATTCTGAAATGGGACTGCAGGGATGAAATGAATCATGGGAAAAAATACTCTCTTTTGGGAGGATGATTGGGCAGGTGGCATACCTATGAAACTAGAATTTCCATCTCTCTACAATATTTGTGAAGACAAATCATGTTTGGTCAATGATTACTGGGAAGGTGATGGCTGGAATGTACGTTTCagaagaggagttggaggaatGAAACGAATGGATGGGAGAGATTAATGGATCAGTTGGATAACTTTGAGCTTAATGAAGGAGAGGATAAGTTCCAGAGAAGTCAGGTTAGTATAGCACAAGATCTATGTACCGAAAGTTGACTTTCAGAGGGGTGTTAACAGGAGAATGGTTAAGATGTGGAAAAATAAAATGCCAACAAAGGTAAGGGTGTTTATGTGGTTAGTAATACAAGATAGAATACAAACAGAAATGAATCTCAAGAAAAAAAGGGGAAAGGTAACAAAAACTGCTTTCTATGTGGGGTGAGTCAAAACCTGTAATCATATTTCATTGCCATGTGGCAAAAGTAATTTGGGCATGCTTTAAAGAAGCGCTGGGCTGGGATAGATCCGCAGGAAGCATTCAAGATGTGTTCAAAAACTGGATACCCTTGGAATGCAAGGATTATCACATAAAGTTGTTTATATTTTAGGGTATTCTTTGGGGTCTTTGGCATGTGACAAACGAAATGGGGATTGAACTCTAAATGGGGATTGAACCCTTTTTAGAAGAAAACTGGAACTAGTTTCATATTTGTATGGTTTAttaaaataaattagttatgaatttctagaATCCAAACcagatttttattattattagaaaatagaaaaccacctTAAAACCAACCAGAGGACCAAATTTGTCAGGTTTCAACAGTTGGAGGGTGTGTCACCCGGTTTCATAGTTCAAGGTTGAAAATCAGACTACCGCGCAAGTTTGAGGGTGAAAAATAAACTTTACCCTAAAAGTAAAAGGCATTCTGAGCAAATTTTCATTCAATACTCTAAAACTCATTCTGAGTAAAACGTATTCTCTGCAATTCTTTCCATGGTTTGGAAGAATGCTGATGGAAAAAAAACATCATCATCTTCCCCTTGAAATGCATTCTCATAGACAGGACAAGTATAGAGAAAGTATTACTGATACTGTACCTCAGTTCCCGAAACGTACTATCCTCCTCGGCCGGTGCCCTGAATGCGGCCTTGGGCGGCGGGGGCTGCAACCAATCCTCGTCGTCGAGGACCACCACCTTGGGGGCGGCAGCCTCCTCATCTGGCTTACCCTCCAACTCCTCCTAATGAACACGGACCAGTAACAGCACATCAACACTCGAGAACAAAACAAGTCCCCAAATCGGAACCAAACTCGGGCGCACTCACTGTGGTGGCGTGGACCTTGGGGCGCTTGTTGCAGTGCTTGAAGATGTCGGCCGCCTCCAGGTCGCTGTCTGCACATCGAAACCGGCAAATCCTAAGCTACTCGCCCAAAGGAAACTCAAGTCCACTGAGAGCGACGCGATGCGTACCGTCGAAGGAGAAGGTCATCCTGGGCTGCACTCGCTTGTAGTCGAAGAGCGGCTCCAGGTCCTCGCCGCCTGCTGCCGAATCCACCTCTCCTGCCTGCACCAACCGTACGGTTACCGTCCGTTAACTCGTAATCAGATCGAGTCCAGGAAGCCAATCATGAATTTCTCGAGCGATGCAGAGGAATCAGGGGCTGTTCCCCATGCCCTCGCCCCCGCGCAGCCGGATCCGCTGCCGTCTCCCGTTGCCGCGCTAATTCATCGAGTCGCGATGCCCCCGCCCCGCGCCCGCCACCTCCGCCGGGCGGATTGAGATCCTCTGCAGTCGATTCACCTCTGCCGCCGATGACCCCCTCTAGCCCAACCGGATTCCAGTCCCAAACCCGCCTCCCCCAGCCTCGCCAGACAACCCACCTCCCCAAGCTTACATGCCGGGCAATCCGCCTTCGTAACCTCGTCAGACAACCCGTCTCCCTAACCTCGCCGGAGATGATCGACGGAGACGGAGAAGAGGAGACAGTAGAAGAAAAATCGAGGATCGAAGGGGTCGACGTACCGTGGTCATCGCGCCAGGCGATTTGGGGAATCGATGTGGGGGAGGTTCGCTCTCGCTCTTCGCCTCTTCGGCTTTTTGCTATGTTGATTTGAGTTTTGGAGGGAGGCGGAGGGAAGAGACGCGGCGCTCGTTGCCCTGAGAATTTCTGGATGGGATTTGAAATGGGACAATTATGCGTTGGACATCCAAAGTGTTGCTGGCGGATATTCACTTTGAAGTGCGTTGGACATCCAAAGTGTTGCCGGCTGATATTCACTTTGAAGCATTTTATGAGAAGACAGATCACAGGACACCGCGGACCGGTTGCAGCCGGTTGAGAAGAGAGAACAacggt
Coding sequences within:
- the LOC136452447 gene encoding uncharacterized protein isoform X1 yields the protein MTTAGEVDSAAGGEDLEPLFDYKRVQPRMTFSFDDSDLEAADIFKHCNKRPKVHATTEELEGKPDEEAAAPKVVVLDDEDWLQPPPPKAAFRAPAEEDSTFRELRLKKQEWAKFAESAQDILQKMDAITKEEVGPKEPPEQIILDEESEPPVEKAREKIVISIQDKDGHQQMRVYKDEKFDKLLKVYAKKAKLNPSDLYFVFDGEKINPSSTPQDLDLEDEDMIEVRRKRS
- the LOC136452447 gene encoding uncharacterized protein isoform X2 — protein: MTTAGEVDSAAGGEDLEPLFDYKRVQPRMTFSFDDSDLEAADIFKHCNKRPKVHATTELEGKPDEEAAAPKVVVLDDEDWLQPPPPKAAFRAPAEEDSTFRELRLKKQEWAKFAESAQDILQKMDAITKEEVGPKEPPEQIILDEESEPPVEKAREKIVISIQDKDGHQQMRVYKDEKFDKLLKVYAKKAKLNPSDLYFVFDGEKINPSSTPQDLDLEDEDMIEVRRKRS